The Alphaproteobacteria bacterium nucleotide sequence CGCGCCTTCGCCGCCCGCATCGCCAGGCCCAGGTTGGGATAGTGGCAGGCGGCCTTCGCCTTGGTCGGGGCCGCCGCGGGCACCGGGCGCTCGAACGGCACCATGCAGGCGCTGAAGCCGGTCGGCTGCGGCAGCGGCGACACCGACAGCACCAGGGCGAAACGCGTGCTGTCCGGGTCCGGCGCGATGAAGCCGTTCTCGGCCCAGAACATCGGCCGGACATAGAGCTGCGCACCGGCGGCAAAGCGCTTGGCGCCGTCGGCCACCAGCCCCAGCATCGCATCGACGCCCACCGTCGGCTCCAGGCCCAGCGTGCGGGCGCTGTCGACCGCCCGCTGGCAGTGAAGGGCCATGTCCGGGGCCATCCCGTCGAAATGACGCGCGCCGTCGAACACGACCGAGCCCAGCCAGGCCGCGTGGGTCGAGGCCGTCATCAGCGGAACCGCGCCCGCGTGCCAGCCACCGTCGAGGAATGTCCAGCGATCCGACGAATCGTGCCCCTTCATCGTCACCTTCCGTCCACCAGCCGCAGGATTGACCGCCTTGGCGCGGTGTCGTTATCACGTGGCCGTCTGGACGACGCAAGGACGCAATTGTCCGCATTGTCCCGGCGACGCCGCACTGCCATGCTGGCCGTCAGGCGCCACCGGCAAACACCCGAAGGAGGACCCCCAATGGACAGTGACGGTGCGGCCGGCGGCGTCGGCGAGGTGGTCTGCTCGCTGTTCTCGGGTGCGGCCTGTGCCACCGCGCCGACTGTCGCCGACGCGCAGGCCTGCGCGGCCGTCGACTTTGCCGAGGTCTACCAGCTGCGCAGCCGCGAGGCCGCCGACATGGTGCGGCTGGAGGTGGCGCTGGCCGTTCTCGAACAGCGCATGCAGTCGCCCGATCTGTGCAGCATCGCTGCGGAACTGGCCGCCGACGGCACCGTTACGCTGCACGTGGTCCGCCTCGGCGAGCCGGGCCTGCCGGCCACGCTGCTCGACCCCGGAGTCGTCGCGTTCTACGAGGTCGACGACACCCGCTCGACCACCGATATCGCGCCCGGCATCGCCGTGCTGCCCGACCGGCGCGGCGAACCGATCGTCGTCAAATGGGAGTCGCTGCTGCCGGCGGAGCCCATCGACGAGGCGATGGCCGAGCAACTCAATGGCGGCTGGACGATCCAGCTGGTGCTGACCTGGGACGCCGCCGAGGCCTTCACCGCGGCGACCACCCGCCTGATCGGCCAGCGCCTGGCTCTGGTGGTCGACGGCGTGGTGATGATGGCACCGACGATCATGGAACCGATCCCTGGCCGGTCCCTGCGCATCAGCGGCAATTTCGACGCGGCGGAAGCCCAGGCCCTGGCGGCCAAGCTGAACGGTGGCCAGCTGCCCGACGGCGTGGTCCTCGAACTGCTCGGCCAGGACTTCGAAGCCCTGCCGGATCGCTGAGGGAAGCCACGCCTTGCCCGCATCGTGTCGATGAACGCCGAGCCGTCCGGCGGCCCCCGCATCGGGATCGACGTCGGCGGCACCAAGATCGCCGGCGTGCTGTTTCGCGGCGACGGCACGGTCCTGGCCGAGGACCGGGTCGACACGCCGCGCAGCTTCGACGGCGTCGTCGCCGCCCTCGCCACCATGGTCGAAGCCTTCGCGCCGGCGGCCGGCGGCGAGCCGCCGGGCCGCGTCGGCATCTGCATGCCCGGCCAGATCGCCCGCGACGGTGCCGTGCTGGCCTGCGTGAACCTGCCGTGGCTGGTCGGCATGCCGGTGGCCGGCGCACTGGCGCAGCGGGTCGGCAAACCGGTGGTGCTGGCCAACGATGCCAACTGCTTTGCCCTGTCCGAGGCCATCGACGGAGCCGGCCGCGGCGCCGCGATGGTGTTCGGCCTGACGCTCGGCACCGGCGTCGGCGGCGGACTGGTGGCCGACGGCCGCATCGTCGTCGGTGCCAATGCGCTGGCCGGCGAATGGGGCCACATGCGCTTTCCGTTCGAGCCGGCCGTCGACCCGGCGCCGTCGACCTGCGGTTGCGGGCGCCAGGGCTGCAACGAAACCGTGCTGCGGGCGCGGGCGCTGGTCGACGACTACCGCCGCCTCGGCGGCGCGGCCGAAACGGCGGAGCAGGTCGCGGCGCGCATCGGCTCTGACCCGCGGGCGCACGACGCGCTGGCGCGCTATTGCGACCGGCTGGCCCGCGCCCTGGTCGACGTCGTCCACCTGCTCGACCCGGACGTGCTGGTGGTCGGCGGCGGTCTGTCCAAGGTGTCGGCGCTGTTCGCGATGATGCCGGCGCTGCTCGCCCGCTACGCGGTCGGCGACATCGGTCGCACGCGCTTGGTCCCCGCCTGTTTCGGCGCGGAAAGTGGGGTGCGCGGCGCCGCGCGGCTGTAGCCGGCGCCTCGAACCTGTCGTTAACCATCGCCGGCTATCATCCGCGGGTTGCCCGCCCTGCGCGGACCCGGCGAGGTGCCGAGATGAACCCAGTCGCGACCCAGCCAATCGACGATGCCGCCGCCAGCGGACGCGACCGGCGTCGCGAACTGCGCGAGCAGCCGCGCAACGCCCATGCCGAGTTCGACGGCCGGACCTACCGGATCGCGGACTGGAGCTCGTCCGGCGTCGGCCTGGCCGACTATGAGGGCCGGGCGCGCGCCGGCGACAGGCTGCAGGCCCGCATCGTGATCCGCTCTGCCGGCGGCGGGCTCGAATTC carries:
- a CDS encoding branched-chain amino acid aminotransferase, with protein sequence MKGHDSSDRWTFLDGGWHAGAVPLMTASTHAAWLGSVVFDGARHFDGMAPDMALHCQRAVDSARTLGLEPTVGVDAMLGLVADGAKRFAAGAQLYVRPMFWAENGFIAPDPDSTRFALVLSVSPLPQPTGFSACMVPFERPVPAAAPTKAKAACHYPNLGLAMRAAKARGYDAGVITDGIGNVAEFAMANLMFGKDGEVHTPVANGTFLAGITRRRV
- a CDS encoding ROK family protein; translation: MNAEPSGGPRIGIDVGGTKIAGVLFRGDGTVLAEDRVDTPRSFDGVVAALATMVEAFAPAAGGEPPGRVGICMPGQIARDGAVLACVNLPWLVGMPVAGALAQRVGKPVVLANDANCFALSEAIDGAGRGAAMVFGLTLGTGVGGGLVADGRIVVGANALAGEWGHMRFPFEPAVDPAPSTCGCGRQGCNETVLRARALVDDYRRLGGAAETAEQVAARIGSDPRAHDALARYCDRLARALVDVVHLLDPDVLVVGGGLSKVSALFAMMPALLARYAVGDIGRTRLVPACFGAESGVRGAARL